A genomic segment from Bacteroidales bacterium encodes:
- the pncB gene encoding nicotinate phosphoribosyltransferase: MIIHYFTDNDLYKFTTMNAIQKLYPEALARYRFINRGETPFPEGFDRKLTAEVNHMASVFLSREEEEFMRRRCYYLDPVFFDLLKGYRYNPEEVTIRQEGGNLEVEIEGPWYRTVLWEVPLLAMISELYYTMRGKHPEGIEEKARVKAEELKKLEADFSEFGTRRRFSFEVQDRVLQTLIAHAGRYFLGTSNVYFAMKHNLTPMGTHPHEWFMYHAAHFGYRMANTIALEKWVDVYQGSLGIALSDTFTSEAFFRSFTLKHAKLFDGVRWDSGDPIEFTEKTIRFYEQNRIDPRSKTIVYSDALNLEEVRRIKQHVNGRIHDAYGIGTFLTNDVGVSPLNIVIKMTAAKPHPRFGWVKTVKLSDVPGKHTGEEEDIQLCLKMLNL; this comes from the coding sequence ATGATTATTCATTATTTTACCGATAATGACCTGTACAAGTTCACTACAATGAACGCCATTCAGAAGCTTTATCCTGAAGCTCTTGCACGGTACAGGTTTATTAACCGGGGCGAAACGCCTTTTCCTGAGGGATTTGACAGGAAACTGACAGCAGAGGTTAATCATATGGCATCTGTTTTTCTCAGCAGGGAAGAAGAAGAATTTATGCGCCGCCGATGTTACTATCTTGACCCCGTTTTTTTTGATCTGCTGAAAGGATACCGCTATAATCCGGAAGAAGTTACCATCAGACAGGAAGGAGGCAATCTGGAGGTTGAGATTGAAGGTCCCTGGTACCGTACGGTATTGTGGGAGGTTCCTCTGCTGGCCATGATTTCGGAACTTTACTATACGATGAGGGGGAAACACCCCGAAGGTATTGAAGAAAAGGCCAGGGTAAAAGCAGAAGAGCTGAAAAAACTGGAGGCTGATTTTTCAGAATTTGGCACACGGCGGAGGTTTTCATTTGAAGTTCAGGACAGGGTGCTTCAGACGCTTATCGCTCATGCCGGCCGATATTTTCTTGGTACCAGCAATGTGTATTTTGCCATGAAGCACAATCTGACCCCTATGGGAACCCATCCGCATGAATGGTTCATGTACCATGCCGCCCATTTTGGATACCGCATGGCCAATACCATAGCACTGGAGAAGTGGGTGGATGTGTACCAGGGTAGTCTGGGCATTGCCCTTTCCGACACTTTTACCAGTGAAGCCTTTTTCCGGAGCTTCACCCTGAAACATGCGAAGCTGTTTGATGGTGTGCGCTGGGACAGCGGCGATCCCATTGAATTCACCGAAAAAACCATCCGGTTTTATGAACAAAACAGAATCGATCCCCGCTCAAAAACCATCGTTTACAGCGATGCACTCAACCTCGAAGAAGTCAGGCGAATAAAACAACACGTCAACGGACGTATTCATGATGCTTACGGTATCGGGACATTTTTAACCAATGATGTTGGAGTTTCCCCCTTGAATATTGTGATTAAAATGACAGCAGCC